The following coding sequences lie in one Populus trichocarpa isolate Nisqually-1 chromosome 14, P.trichocarpa_v4.1, whole genome shotgun sequence genomic window:
- the LOC18104906 gene encoding uncharacterized protein LOC18104906 encodes MGIKGGVNNSIMTLEEFKKRMLKEIDGDKDGKISKDELSAAVRRHGGWFASWKAKWGVWSADSNGNGFVDDSEIRNLVDFAHKNLGIKIIF; translated from the coding sequence atggGAATCAAGGGTGGTGTTAATAATAGTATAATGACCTTGGAGGAGTTCAAGAAGCGGATGCTGAAAGAAATTGACGGTGATAAAGATGGCAAGATAAGCAAAGATGAACTCTCCGCCGCTGTCCGTCGCCACGGAGGATGGTTTGCTAGTTGGAAGGCCAAGTGGGGGGTATGGTCAGCTGACTCCAATGGCAATGGCTTCGTTGATGACAGTGAAATCCGTAACCTAGTGGATTTTGCTCATAAGAACTTGGgtatcaaaattatcttttga
- the LOC18104909 gene encoding phosphatidate phosphatase PAH2, with translation MNAVERLGRYITRGVYTVSGPFHPFGGAVDIIVVEQPDGSFKSSPWYVRFGKFQGVLKAREKVVNVSVNEVEADFHMYLDRRGEAFFLREVEGDEEESVLYPLSSSDETDEQSQKNRRPAKTKSCNYDAYQLNSGDQLDGTNGSIVARTNSRRSRILGLVFGRGSFKEDSCREGDDGAGKARTSLERAEIAADLLEVRWSTNLDPTKPRKDNDSRFSASDALEGNGDNMPAIDDKSQKESSLHDAIETNADRCMLAEETVSCNVETGNDLQSGFMSLECSAEEASVEMLTLGSMDQVAETSTMAESVLGEKCGVVSGLSRDIDELSSQNADPDVKAKGVISVVSAPESKISGVPEACSGENFGDKQPCDEKDASLPDHATSEEESESRAQSFIYCETSESSTMRLNCYTEQTHETLYLASGGPREAHFSAKTLHLTAEPLPEDMLNQQAEDIELKTEHIDASSSFSNQTNPSSCMHIHDKVNLEVPMIVSKSDAQKVGADPVLGSAEELESMSTVTILSFSNTGQKTQDVKNNGKEIIRNEPQSAVDSFGGSEHFYGSCGPTKTAIIPAPESSEEEQFIFSDLDELKPSRTQCESNFLGEKDEENDPSFCLERNEEMDGSFDTSDVSCSSPDQFVQESKLADLETSRENSKITSSPIGIPKVHSVTDAEVSRLVESLPNMRSRFDNMDANDLHFPLSHSLDSICKSLEETLCRTNESECVKLDTENEIQSAKEHSNIEGIHNSEDLENSVSSSTFGDSSKVIVASGGSWRIWPFSFKRSRSRKISQQALNDTRSSVSENMSDCNLHTDKDYGVINPKVTKKMVRANTPTSEQLASLNLKEGRNVVTFTFSTAMLGKQQVDARIYLWKWNTHIVISDVDGTITRSDVLGQFMPMVGVDWSQMGVAHLFCAIKENGYQLLFLSARAISQAYHTRQFLVNLKQDGKALPDGPIVISPDGVFPSLFREVIRRAPHEFKIACLEDIRALFPSDRNPFYAGFGNRDTDEISYLKVGIPKGKIFIINPKGEVAVNRRVDTKSYTSLHALVHGMFPPMTSFEQEDFNSWNYWRLPPPVIDI, from the exons aTGAATGCCGTGGAGAGACTAGGAAGGTATATCACTCGAGGGGTGTACACAGTCTCTGGACCATTTCACCCTTTTGGTGGAGCTGTGGATATAATTGTAGTGGAACAGCCAGATGGGAGCTTCAAGTCATCTCCTTGGTATGTCCGGTTTGGTAAATTTCAAGGGGTTTTAAAGGCGCGAGAGAAAGTAGTGAATGTTAGTGTGAATGAAGTTGAAGCAGATTTTCACATGTATCTTGATAGGAGAGGGGAAGCTTTTTTTCTCAGAGAGGTAGAAGGGGATGAAGAGGAATCTGTTTTATATCCTTTGTCCTCCAGTGATGAGACGGATGAGCAATCTCAAAAAAATAGGAGGCCAGCGAAGACAAAAAGTTGCAATTATGATGCCTATCAGTTGAATTCAGGCGACCAGCTTGATGGAACCAATGGGAGTATTGTGGCTAGGACTAATTCCCGCCGTTCAAGGATATTAGGGCTTGTTTTTGGACGTGGCTCATTCAAGGAGGATAGTTGCCGAGAGGGAGATGATGGTGCTGGCAAGGCAAGGACTTCACTGGAGCGTGCTGAGATTGCAGCTGATCTGTTGGAGGTGAGGTGGTCTACTAATCTTGACCCCACTAAGCCTAGGAAAGATAATGATTCAAGGTTTTCTGCTTCAGATGCATTGGAGGGTAATGGAGATAATATGCCCGCTATTGACGACAAAAGCCAGAAGGAGTCATCTTTGCACGATGCCATTGAAACCAATGCTGACCGCTGTATGTTGGCTGAGGAAACTGTTTCCTGCAATGTAGAGACGGGAAACGACTTGCAATCTGGCTTCATGAGCCTCGAGTGTTCTGCTGAGGAAGCTAGTGTAGAAATGTTAACTTTAGGTAGCATGGATCAAGTTGCTGAAACTTCCACAATGGCTGAAAGTGTTTTGGGTGAAAAGTGTGGGGTGGTATCTGGATTATCAAGAGATATTGATGAACTTAGTTCCCAAAATGCTGATCCTGATGTTAAAGCTAAGGGTGTCATCTCTGTGGTCTCTGCTCCCGAGTCAAAAATTTCTGGCGTCCCTGAAGCGTGTTCAGGCGAGAATTTTGGTGACAAACAGCCTTGTGATGAAAAAGATGCTTCTTTACCAGATCATGCCACTTCCGAGGAGGAGAGTGAATCCAGAGCTCAATCCTTCATTTATTGTGAGACATCAGAGAGCTCAACAATGAGGCTGAACTGTTATACTGAACAAACTCATGAAACACTGTACCTTGCTAGTGGAGGACCCAGGGAAGCACACTTTTCCGCCAAAACTTTGCATTTGACAGCTGAGCCACTACCTGAG GACATGCTCAATCAGCAAGCTGAGGACATTGAGTTGAAGACAGAACACATTGATGCTAGCAGCAGTTTTTCTAATCAAACAAATCCATCTTCTTGCATGCATATCCATGATAAGGTGAACCTTGAAGTTCCAATGATAGTGTCAAAATCCGATGCTCAAAAGGTTGGTGCTGACCCTGTGCTTGGTTCGGCTGAAGAATTAGAGTCAATGAGCACTGTTACCATTTTGAGTTTTAGCAACACAGGCCAAAAAACACAAGATGTGAAAAATAACGGCAAGGAAATTATCAGGAATGAGCCCCAATCTGCAGTGGATTCATTTGGGGGTTCAGAACACTTTTATGGTAGTTGTGGTCCAACAAAAACAGCTATTATTCCTGCCCCAGAGAGTTCAGAGGAAGAGCAGTTCATTTTCAGTGACCTTGATGAACTCAAACCAAGCAGGACTCAGTGCGAGTCGAATTTTCTTGgtgaaaaagatgaagaaaatgatcCTTCATTCTGTTtggaaagaaatgaagaaatggATGGGTCTTTTGATACAAGTGATGTATCTTGTTCATCCCCGGACCAGTTTGTTCAAGAGAGTAAACTGGCTGATCTTGAAACCTCGAGAGAAAATTCAAAGATAACATCAAGTCCCATTGGCATTCCCAAAGTTCATAGTGTTACTGATGCTGAAGTCTCTAGGCTGGTTGAATCGTTACCCAACATGAGGTCTCGTTTTGACAACATGGATGCAAATGATCTCCATTTTCCCTTAAGCCACTCGCTAGACTCCATTTGCAAATCCTTGGAGGAGACATTATGTAGAACAAATGAGTCAGAGTGTGTAAAGTTAGATACAGAAAATGAAATCCAATCAGCAAAGGAGCATTCTAATATTGAAGGTATTCACAATTCAGAAGATCTTGAAAATTCTGTTTCCAGCTCTACTTTTG GGGATTCATCGAAAGTGATTGTTGCTTCTGGCGGAAGCTGGAGAATTTGGcctttctctttcaaaagatcaaGGTCTAGGAAGATTTCACAGCAAGCTCTAAATGATACCAGAAGTTCTGTCTCTGAGAACATGTCAGATTGCAACCTTCACACAGATAAAGATTACGGTGTAATTAATCCTAAGGTCACCAAAAAAATGGTAAGGGCCAATACTCCAACATCTGAACAACTGGCATCCTTGAATCTGAAGGAAGGGAGGAATGTGGTGACCTTCACGTTTTCCACTGCAATGCTGGGGAAGCAGCAG GTTGATGCAAGAATTTATCTGTGGAAATGGAACACTCACATAGTGATCTCCGATGTTGATGGGACGATTACAAG ATCGGATGTTCTAGGTCAGTTCATGCCTATGGTTGGGGTAGACTGGTCACAAATGGGCGTTGCACATTTGTTTTGTGCTATTAAG GAAAACGGCTATCAATTACTTTTTCTAAGTGCACGTGCAATTTCTCAAGCCTATCATACTAGACAATTTCTAGTCAACCTCAAGCAG GATGGGAAGGCTTTACCAGATGGTCCTATTGTTATATCTCCCGATGGAGTTTTTCCTTCTCTATTTCGCGAAG TCATTAGAAGGGCTCCTCATGAATTCAAGATCGCATGTTTGGAG GATATCAGGGCTTTGTTTCCTTCTGATCGCAATCCTTTCTATGCTGGTTTTGGAAATAGAGACACTGATGAGATAAGCTACCTCAAGGTTGGAATCCCGAAGGGAAAAATCTTCATCATTAATCCGAAG GGTGAAGTTGCTGTGAACCGCCGTGTTGACACAAAATCATATACTTCACTTCATGCTCTTGTGCATGGCATGTTTCCACCCATGACATCATTTGAGCAG GAGGATTTTAATTCATGGAATTACTGGAGATTGCCTCCTCCAGTTATTGACATATGA